In Myxococcales bacterium, the following are encoded in one genomic region:
- a CDS encoding DegT/DnrJ/EryC1/StrS family aminotransferase, whose amino-acid sequence MAVPLLDLQMQYKQIQTEVEAAVLAGCRSGQYILGAAVEKFETEIAAYCGAGAALGVSSGSDALLMALMDAGVGPGDEVITTPFSFFATVGAIVRLGATPVFADIDPDSFNLDENIALSKFNYRTKAVIIVHLFGRWCECDRLKAACEKHHIPLIEDAAQAIGCADAQGRRAGSVGHYGAFSFFPSKNLGAFGDGGLITVPDKATGERVKLLRNHGMNPPYTHHVVGGNFRLDALQAAILSVKLKYLEGWHVGRQANAERYRELFAEAKVPAEKVKLPTTGPGRHIFNQYTIRCADRDGLLAHLRARKIGCAVYYPNCLHLQPCFASLNHKAGDYPLSEQAAREVLSIPVYPELTIDQQREVAQAIAEFYRKR is encoded by the coding sequence ATGGCTGTACCTCTTCTCGACCTCCAGATGCAATACAAGCAGATTCAAACGGAAGTGGAAGCGGCGGTGTTGGCGGGCTGCCGCTCGGGCCAGTATATCCTGGGTGCCGCGGTCGAAAAATTCGAGACGGAAATCGCGGCTTATTGCGGCGCGGGCGCCGCGTTGGGCGTTTCCTCGGGCAGCGACGCGCTGCTGATGGCGCTGATGGACGCCGGCGTCGGGCCGGGCGACGAGGTCATCACGACGCCGTTTTCGTTCTTCGCGACGGTGGGGGCGATCGTCCGCCTGGGCGCCACGCCCGTGTTCGCGGACATCGACCCGGACAGCTTCAACCTCGACGAGAACATCGCGCTGTCGAAATTCAATTACCGCACCAAGGCGGTGATCATCGTCCACCTGTTCGGCCGCTGGTGCGAGTGCGACCGGCTGAAGGCGGCCTGCGAAAAGCACCACATCCCGCTGATCGAGGACGCGGCGCAGGCGATCGGCTGCGCGGACGCCCAGGGCCGGCGTGCCGGCAGCGTCGGCCACTACGGCGCGTTCAGCTTTTTCCCGAGCAAGAACCTCGGCGCGTTCGGCGACGGCGGGCTGATCACCGTGCCGGATAAGGCGACCGGCGAGCGGGTGAAGCTGCTGCGCAACCACGGCATGAACCCGCCCTACACCCATCACGTGGTCGGCGGCAATTTCCGCCTCGACGCGCTGCAGGCGGCGATCCTCTCGGTCAAGCTGAAGTACCTGGAAGGCTGGCACGTCGGCCGGCAGGCCAACGCCGAGCGGTATCGCGAGTTGTTCGCCGAGGCCAAGGTCCCGGCGGAAAAGGTGAAACTGCCGACGACCGGCCCCGGCCGGCATATTTTCAACCAGTACACCATCCGCTGCGCCGACCGCGACGGCCTGCTGGCGCATCTGCGGGCGCGCAAAATCGGCTGTGCCGTGTACTATCCCAATTGCCTGCACCTGCAGCCGTGCTTCGCGAGCCTGAACCACAAGGCGGGGGATTATCCGTTATCGGAGCAGGCGGCGCGGGAAGTGTTGTCGATTCCGGTTTATCCCGAATTGACGATCGATCAGCAGCGCGAAGTCGCGCAGGCGATCGCGGAATTTTATCGGAAGCGCTAG
- a CDS encoding cobalamin biosynthesis protein has translation MKLVICAGPATTGKTAVLRHVTKKLIGMGERPAFLKIDVQYADEDELFAKEFDIPTRKTYSGELCPDHCSVMVLGDALRWAERNLATILLVETAGLCLRCAPYADGGLGIAVLEATSGMNLPLKVGPILSLADIAVVTKIDLVSQAEREVFRARIQLAAPEVKVREVNALYGIGIDPLVEMVRQTPEAPESLALRGNPPVGTCTICVGKKEIGWEKHFGVVRPLDGQLLYRGE, from the coding sequence ATGAAACTGGTCATTTGCGCGGGGCCGGCGACGACCGGCAAGACGGCGGTGCTGCGGCACGTCACGAAGAAACTGATCGGGATGGGCGAGCGCCCGGCGTTTTTGAAAATCGACGTGCAGTATGCCGACGAGGACGAACTGTTCGCGAAGGAATTCGACATTCCGACGCGCAAGACGTACTCCGGCGAATTGTGCCCGGATCACTGCAGCGTCATGGTGCTGGGCGACGCGTTGCGCTGGGCGGAGCGGAACCTGGCGACGATCCTGCTGGTCGAGACGGCGGGCCTGTGCCTGCGTTGCGCGCCTTACGCCGACGGCGGCCTGGGCATCGCGGTCCTCGAGGCGACCAGCGGCATGAACCTGCCCCTCAAGGTCGGCCCCATCCTGTCGCTCGCCGACATCGCCGTGGTCACCAAGATCGACCTGGTGTCGCAGGCCGAGCGCGAGGTGTTCCGCGCCCGCATCCAGTTGGCGGCGCCCGAGGTGAAGGTGCGCGAGGTCAACGCCTTGTACGGCATCGGCATCGATCCGCTGGTCGAGATGGTCCGGCAGACCCCGGAAGCGCCGGAGTCGCTGGCGTTGCGCGGCAACCCGCCGGTCGGCACCTGCACGATCTGCGTCGGCAAGAAGGAAATCGGCTGGGAAAAGCACTTCGGTGTTGTCCGGCCGCTCGACGGTCAACTGCTG
- a CDS encoding ATP-binding cassette domain-containing protein yields the protein MVETITLIGGHGKNGAPEPVQRIDMNMGDVVSIVGPTGSGKTTLINDIELFADGNTPTGRRLLIDGKRPPAAYRYNPSSNPIALITQHTNFLSDLSVIEFLKIHAGIRCDSNAKVSELVQQTIDFANQLTGEPIIETNTMTELSGGQTRAMLIADATIVCNTPIVLLDEVENAGINRTRALELLRQHRKIFIFVTHDPRIALLSDYRIVLENGCITKLLVTNEEEKKCAVTVSRWDDMYTALREKIRLGNQLQLQDVGGLA from the coding sequence ATTGTGGAGACCATCACTTTGATTGGCGGACACGGCAAAAACGGCGCGCCGGAGCCGGTCCAACGCATCGACATGAACATGGGCGACGTGGTCAGCATCGTCGGGCCGACCGGCTCGGGCAAAACCACGCTGATCAACGACATCGAGCTGTTCGCCGACGGCAACACGCCCACCGGGCGGCGCCTGCTGATCGACGGGAAACGGCCACCGGCGGCCTATCGTTACAACCCGTCAAGCAATCCGATTGCCCTGATCACCCAGCACACCAATTTTCTTTCCGACCTGTCGGTGATCGAGTTTTTGAAAATCCACGCCGGCATCCGTTGCGACAGCAACGCCAAGGTGAGCGAGTTGGTGCAGCAGACGATCGACTTCGCCAACCAGCTTACCGGCGAGCCGATCATCGAGACCAACACGATGACCGAGCTTTCCGGCGGCCAGACCCGCGCGATGCTGATCGCCGACGCGACGATCGTCTGCAACACGCCGATCGTGCTGTTGGACGAGGTCGAAAACGCGGGCATCAACCGGACGCGGGCGCTGGAACTGCTGCGGCAGCACCGCAAGATCTTCATTTTCGTCACCCACGATCCGCGCATCGCGCTGCTTTCGGATTACCGGATCGTGCTGGAGAACGGCTGCATCACGAAGCTGCTGGTAACCAACGAGGAAGAGAAGAAGTGCGCCGTCACCGTCAGCCGGTGGGACGACATGTACACGGCCCTGCGCGAGAAAATCCGCCTGGGTAATCAATTGCAACTGCAAGATGTCGGAGGTTTGGCATGA
- a CDS encoding SGNH/GDSL hydrolase family protein codes for MASLRPIRRRRRLFYACLAVLLFLLATEAGLRLARVTVRSGEAIYTDRWLRHPVGRGRVDWDEYLTLGVKIYPPDPAEYRIPGPVPPKPAGTIRLVCLGDSSTYGLGVNADETFAVRLEKRIAACSPEQRVEVWNFGRPGYTSYQGRLLLAEIAGRLRPDGAVFFFGANDACPAPIRADRDWAAVPRWSLFLHRALYRSSYSYRLIRNVNVDYLGRQLGAVFGDAEPTAVRVRVSEEDFWANREAVRRMLPPEHGFLATVSAVYRSDAGARPGPYFLKWRPGASDVDLAGLFGAALAADENPFLDDVHPNVLGHRLIADALWDRLAAAKIIRCRQPEFVQPQTGF; via the coding sequence ATGGCGTCACTACGGCCGATCCGTCGCCGGCGCCGCCTGTTCTATGCCTGCCTGGCGGTCCTTCTGTTCCTGCTGGCGACCGAGGCCGGGTTGCGTCTGGCGCGCGTGACCGTCCGTTCCGGCGAGGCGATCTACACCGACCGCTGGCTGCGCCACCCCGTCGGCCGCGGGCGCGTCGATTGGGACGAATACCTGACGCTGGGCGTGAAAATCTATCCGCCCGATCCCGCCGAATACCGCATCCCCGGCCCGGTACCGCCCAAACCGGCGGGCACGATCCGCCTGGTCTGCCTGGGTGACAGCTCGACCTACGGCCTGGGAGTGAACGCGGACGAAACCTTTGCGGTCCGGCTGGAAAAACGGATCGCGGCCTGTAGCCCCGAGCAACGGGTCGAGGTCTGGAACTTCGGCCGACCCGGGTACACGAGTTACCAGGGACGCTTGCTGCTGGCGGAAATCGCCGGCCGTTTGCGGCCGGACGGCGCCGTTTTCTTTTTCGGCGCCAACGACGCCTGCCCGGCCCCGATCCGCGCTGATCGCGATTGGGCCGCCGTGCCGCGCTGGAGCCTTTTTCTGCATCGTGCGCTTTACCGTTCCAGTTATTCGTATCGTTTGATCCGCAACGTCAATGTCGATTATCTCGGGCGGCAGTTGGGGGCGGTGTTCGGCGATGCGGAACCGACGGCGGTGCGGGTGCGGGTGAGCGAGGAGGATTTTTGGGCCAACCGCGAGGCGGTGCGCCGGATGTTGCCGCCGGAGCACGGTTTTCTGGCGACCGTTTCGGCCGTTTATCGTTCGGACGCCGGCGCGCGGCCGGGCCCGTATTTTCTGAAATGGCGACCCGGCGCAAGCGACGTGGATCTTGCGGGCCTGTTCGGCGCCGCGCTGGCCGCCGACGAAAATCCGTTTCTCGACGATGTACATCCCAATGTCCTCGGCCACCGGCTGATCGCCGACGCCCTGTGGGATCGACTTGCCGCCGCAAAAATCATCCGCTGCCGCCAGCCGGAATTCGTCCAACCCCAAACGGGCTTCTAA
- a CDS encoding Rrf2 family transcriptional regulator codes for MRLTSRSEYALLALIYLARHDGDEGYISAERIAKEQGIPQSFLEQIMLALKRARIVMSTKGQHGGFRLARDAGEISIAEIIRLFDGALAPTESVSTYFYESTPIEKEERLTAVFRDIRDYTAKKLEETTLAEVV; via the coding sequence ATGCGGCTGACTTCTCGTAGCGAATACGCCTTGCTGGCCTTGATTTACCTGGCGCGTCACGACGGCGACGAGGGTTACATCAGCGCCGAGCGGATCGCGAAGGAGCAGGGCATCCCGCAGAGTTTCCTCGAGCAGATCATGCTGGCGCTAAAACGGGCCCGGATCGTGATGAGCACCAAGGGCCAACACGGCGGCTTTCGCCTCGCCCGCGACGCCGGCGAAATCTCCATCGCCGAGATCATTCGCCTCTTCGACGGCGCCCTGGCGCCGACCGAATCGGTCAGCACCTATTTTTACGAGTCCACCCCCATCGAAAAGGAAGAACGCCTGACCGCGGTTTTTCGCGATATTCGCGACTACACCGCGAAGAAGTTGGAAGAAACCACCCTGGCGGAAGTGGTGTAA